The Clostridioides difficile genome has a segment encoding these proteins:
- a CDS encoding rod shape-determining protein — MTKDMGIDLGTANTLVYIKGQGIVVREPSVVAIRDDSKEVLAVGEEAKKMIGRTPGNIVAIRPMKDGVIADFDITQSMISYFIQKAADKKGVVSPRIAICVPFGVTEVEKRAIEEAARQAGAKDAFLIEEPMAAAIGAGLKVEEPEGNMVVDIGGGTSEIAVISLGGIVTAKSIRIGGDEFDESIVAYVKKEYNLMIGERTAENVKISIGSTFKDDEEINMQIRGRDLISGLPKTIEICSTEVREALKEPVSSIVDAIKSTLEKTPPELASDIMENGIMLTGGGALLRGLDKLITQETGMSVQIAEAPLDCVALGTGKSVEDQEIFEKVLMMNAKN; from the coding sequence ATGACAAAGGATATGGGAATAGATTTAGGGACTGCAAATACATTAGTTTACATAAAAGGACAAGGTATTGTTGTTAGAGAACCCTCAGTTGTTGCAATAAGAGATGACAGTAAAGAAGTTTTAGCAGTAGGTGAAGAAGCTAAAAAAATGATAGGTAGAACACCAGGAAATATAGTAGCTATAAGACCAATGAAAGATGGAGTAATAGCTGACTTTGATATAACTCAATCAATGATTAGTTACTTTATACAAAAAGCAGCTGACAAAAAAGGTGTTGTAAGTCCAAGAATAGCTATATGTGTTCCTTTTGGAGTTACAGAAGTTGAAAAGAGAGCTATAGAAGAAGCTGCAAGACAAGCTGGTGCTAAAGATGCATTCCTTATAGAAGAACCAATGGCAGCGGCTATAGGAGCTGGATTAAAGGTTGAAGAACCAGAAGGTAATATGGTAGTTGATATCGGTGGAGGTACTTCAGAAATAGCTGTAATATCTCTAGGAGGAATTGTTACTGCTAAATCTATAAGAATTGGTGGAGACGAATTTGATGAGTCTATAGTTGCCTATGTAAAAAAAGAATATAATCTTATGATAGGTGAAAGAACTGCTGAAAATGTTAAGATTAGCATAGGTTCTACATTTAAAGATGATGAAGAAATAAATATGCAAATAAGAGGTAGAGATTTAATATCAGGTCTACCTAAAACAATAGAAATATGTTCTACAGAAGTTAGAGAAGCATTAAAAGAGCCTGTAAGTTCAATAGTAGATGCTATAAAATCTACACTAGAAAAGACTCCACCAGAATTAGCATCAGATATAATGGAAAACGGAATAATGTTAACAGGAGGAGGAGCTTTACTTAGAGGGCTTGATAAACTTATTACACAAGAGACAGGAATGTCTGTTCAAATAGCAGAAGCTCCTCTTGATTGTGTTGCACTTGGAACAGGAAAATCTGTTGAAGACCAAGAAATTTTTGAAAAAGTATTAATGATGAATGCTAAAAATTAG
- the radC gene encoding DNA repair protein RadC: protein MALEERPREKMLAEGVKSLSNAELLAILLRTGNKHKNAIELANYIINRDIQGIRHLEEMTIEELCNIDGIGLSKSAQIKAALELGFRVASFKPMKYKIKNPWDIHKYYMNSLRYLKKEVFKAVLLNTKNEIIADVDVSVGTLNSSLVHPREVFKEAIKRSASKIIVMHNHPSGSVEPSKEDKNITSRLIKCGEIIGIEIIDHIIIGDGLYFSFKENMII, encoded by the coding sequence ATGGCACTAGAGGAAAGACCCAGAGAAAAGATGCTTGCTGAAGGAGTAAAAAGCTTATCAAATGCTGAATTGTTGGCTATACTTTTAAGAACTGGTAATAAACATAAAAATGCCATTGAGCTAGCCAACTATATAATAAATAGAGATATTCAGGGTATTAGACATTTAGAGGAAATGACAATAGAGGAGCTGTGTAATATAGATGGAATTGGATTGTCAAAATCAGCCCAAATTAAGGCAGCTTTAGAACTAGGCTTTAGAGTGGCTAGTTTTAAGCCTATGAAGTATAAAATAAAAAATCCTTGGGATATACATAAATATTATATGAATAGTCTGAGGTATTTGAAAAAAGAGGTTTTTAAGGCAGTTCTTTTAAATACAAAAAACGAGATAATAGCTGATGTAGATGTATCTGTAGGGACTTTAAACTCATCATTAGTCCATCCTAGAGAAGTTTTTAAAGAAGCTATAAAGAGAAGTGCAAGCAAAATAATAGTGATGCATAATCACCCCTCAGGAAGTGTAGAGCCATCAAAAGAAGATAAAAATATCACATCAAGACTTATTAAATGTGGAGAAATAATTGGAATTGAAATAATTGACCATATAATAATTGGAGATGGATTATACTTTAGCTTTAAAGAAAATATGATAATTTGA
- a CDS encoding rod shape-determining protein MreC, translating into MALRFDKNKNEKKRINVKVIATGVVAITLIGIVGISIGKFSNGSPVNLGIASDAITSVGKGVNDGFSFIKNGFKDILNYRDNSEKAKKLESENEKLKKDVIALNTKLDKTESLEDLKKTLNFIEEKYKATSISTSIVGKNDGNWYESFIIGAGKNSGVKKESIVMNGSGLVGIVYEVSNDYSKAISLLDSKASVSFKLAKNASAKGAITQNTTLDNKDSYNSKGYLQGYMFDSSYNVIQGDVITTSGLGFFPEGIPIGEVEKVIDDKDKSLKYVVVKPYVDFKNIDDVVVIEPRNIG; encoded by the coding sequence ATGGCCTTGAGATTTGACAAGAATAAAAATGAGAAAAAAAGGATTAATGTTAAAGTGATAGCAACGGGCGTAGTTGCTATCACTTTAATTGGAATTGTGGGTATATCAATTGGTAAGTTTTCAAATGGAAGCCCAGTAAATCTAGGAATAGCATCAGATGCTATTACAAGTGTAGGAAAAGGCGTAAATGATGGATTTTCATTTATAAAAAATGGCTTTAAAGATATTTTAAATTATAGAGATAACTCTGAGAAGGCAAAAAAATTAGAATCAGAAAATGAAAAACTTAAAAAAGATGTTATAGCTTTGAATACCAAATTAGATAAGACAGAATCATTAGAAGACTTAAAGAAGACACTTAACTTTATAGAAGAAAAATATAAAGCAACAAGTATCTCTACAAGCATTGTAGGTAAAAATGATGGAAATTGGTATGAGAGTTTTATAATAGGTGCGGGAAAAAATTCAGGTGTAAAAAAAGAAAGTATAGTTATGAATGGCAGTGGTCTAGTTGGTATAGTTTATGAAGTTTCTAACGATTACAGTAAGGCAATTTCACTATTAGATTCTAAAGCATCTGTAAGTTTTAAATTAGCAAAAAATGCTAGTGCTAAAGGCGCGATTACTCAAAATACTACTTTAGACAATAAAGATAGTTATAATAGTAAAGGCTATTTACAAGGTTATATGTTTGACTCATCATATAATGTAATTCAAGGAGATGTAATAACAACATCTGGTCTTGGATTTTTCCCAGAAGGTATACCAATTGGTGAAGTTGAAAAGGTAATTGATGATAAAGATAAATCACTAAAATATGTAGTTGTAAAACCTTATGTTGATTTTAAAAATATAGATGACGTTGTAGTCATAGAACCAAGAAATATAGGATAA
- a CDS encoding penicillin-binding transpeptidase domain-containing protein — protein MEENKQVDRFKIMKIVISVIFLAILVKIIYMTTFKYEYYNELAENKTYKKLAIEAPRGEIKDRYGRLLAGNKNLFTVQVSGNDINKKDANKRSRANEISLKLINLLEKNGEEYVDEFPIYVENGKYYYTYDREIREYKSENGIPSDYNAKESFYYLVDKLISAGILSQEDKRLDATRLQAKLNENGYYPPILVSKWMFTAERDKRDWLASYKIKETNLSAEKAFEKVRNSDAFKIDKSLSNEDARKIMVVRDLIKSKGYSQYNPVTIAKDVGETTIAQIEESAMDLVGVSVAVEPVRYYPSGTLASHMLGYVGKMPSTQVESYLQKGYKTGDMVGLAGVEKSNESKLRGTDGYKMVKVDALGRISKEIESKKPKSGDTVYLTLDKDLQEVSDNALKQIIEVASKGGTFKSKFGDKPISAYAGKAQSAALIAIDVKNGEVLASSSYPDYDPNKFAKGISTEDYKALQPKNPNDLLAGSPLLNLVTQGEFQPGSSFKMITSMAALENGLNPNFTINDPGVIMLGKKSFGDYVWNHGRGNHGMTNLYKAIQESCNIYMATIGTGKTWPDGKSIGIDMNANKILEYAKLFGLDENTGLEDEVEERAGKVPSTEDKLKSTQALLKSALDREMANDFVDITRDKNPKEYEKRIDEIVSWAAEKKTPGRVETMNRLKKLDVKEDRVEDVADMAVFSYFNFAKWSTADTFNLAIGQGENAYTPAQISRYVAAIANGGNLVELSVVDRAVSSDYSSVKINDQKKVEKIPFKNPDNLKELTKGMKLVARQGTAKSAFADFPIDVAAKTGTAEKSGKIPTDNEYEYLKSHMSSYNVNLNDAIKMADKMKAEKEKELSLAKEKEIKKKLENKDLKDEERKKLEEELEDGVKVKLEDTDKVNSSYLRKAIKELNPKITDDQIDKFKADYGSFTWTVAFAPADDPEIAVVCVIPQGDSSVFSLLPTREVIGTYMGLEPTNGKKDNKTDDVNNSSDENINFESQINR, from the coding sequence ATGGAAGAGAATAAACAAGTTGATAGATTTAAAATAATGAAAATAGTCATAAGTGTGATATTTTTAGCTATTTTAGTAAAAATAATCTACATGACTACATTTAAATATGAATACTACAATGAGTTAGCTGAAAATAAAACATATAAAAAATTAGCAATAGAGGCTCCAAGAGGAGAAATAAAAGATAGATATGGAAGATTGCTAGCAGGAAATAAAAATTTATTTACTGTTCAGGTTTCAGGTAACGATATTAATAAAAAAGATGCTAATAAGCGCTCAAGAGCAAATGAAATATCATTGAAGCTTATAAATTTACTTGAGAAAAATGGTGAAGAATATGTAGATGAATTTCCTATATATGTAGAAAATGGAAAGTACTATTATACATATGACAGAGAGATTAGAGAATATAAATCAGAAAATGGAATACCAAGTGATTATAATGCTAAAGAGAGTTTTTATTACTTGGTAGATAAACTTATATCAGCAGGAATCTTGTCTCAAGAAGATAAAAGGCTAGATGCAACAAGATTACAAGCAAAACTAAATGAAAATGGATACTATCCTCCTATTTTAGTTAGTAAGTGGATGTTTACAGCAGAGAGAGATAAGAGAGATTGGTTGGCTAGTTATAAAATAAAAGAGACTAATTTAAGTGCTGAAAAAGCGTTTGAAAAAGTAAGAAATAGTGATGCATTCAAGATTGATAAAAGTTTAAGTAATGAAGACGCAAGAAAAATAATGGTTGTAAGAGATTTAATAAAATCAAAAGGATATTCTCAGTATAATCCAGTAACAATTGCAAAAGATGTAGGAGAAACTACCATTGCACAGATTGAAGAAAGTGCTATGGACCTTGTTGGTGTTTCAGTAGCAGTTGAACCAGTGAGATATTATCCTAGTGGAACTTTAGCTTCACACATGTTAGGATATGTAGGAAAAATGCCATCAACTCAAGTAGAATCATATCTACAAAAAGGATATAAAACAGGTGATATGGTAGGTCTTGCAGGCGTAGAAAAAAGTAATGAAAGCAAGCTAAGAGGAACTGATGGTTATAAAATGGTTAAAGTTGATGCATTGGGTAGAATCAGTAAAGAGATTGAATCTAAAAAGCCTAAATCAGGAGATACTGTATACCTTACATTAGATAAAGATTTGCAAGAGGTTTCAGATAATGCATTAAAACAGATAATAGAAGTTGCTTCAAAAGGAGGTACTTTTAAAAGTAAGTTTGGGGATAAGCCAATTAGTGCATACGCAGGAAAAGCACAATCAGCAGCTCTTATAGCTATTGATGTTAAAAATGGAGAAGTTTTAGCTTCATCAAGTTATCCTGACTATGACCCAAATAAATTTGCAAAGGGAATTTCCACAGAAGACTATAAAGCACTACAACCAAAGAATCCAAATGACTTACTAGCAGGAAGTCCACTATTAAACTTAGTTACACAAGGGGAATTCCAGCCAGGTTCTTCATTTAAGATGATAACTTCAATGGCAGCTTTAGAAAATGGTCTAAATCCAAATTTCACTATAAATGACCCTGGGGTTATTATGCTAGGGAAAAAATCATTTGGGGACTATGTATGGAACCATGGTAGAGGAAATCATGGTATGACTAATTTATATAAAGCTATACAAGAGTCTTGTAATATATATATGGCAACTATTGGTACAGGTAAGACATGGCCAGATGGAAAAAGTATCGGCATAGATATGAATGCAAATAAGATACTTGAGTATGCAAAATTATTTGGATTGGACGAAAATACTGGGCTTGAAGATGAAGTAGAAGAAAGAGCAGGTAAAGTCCCTAGTACAGAGGATAAATTAAAATCAACACAAGCATTGTTAAAATCAGCTTTAGATAGAGAAATGGCCAATGACTTTGTTGATATAACTAGAGATAAAAATCCTAAAGAATACGAAAAAAGAATTGATGAAATTGTAAGTTGGGCAGCTGAGAAGAAAACTCCTGGTAGAGTAGAAACTATGAATAGATTAAAAAAATTGGATGTTAAAGAAGACAGAGTAGAAGATGTAGCAGATATGGCAGTATTTAGTTACTTTAACTTTGCAAAATGGAGTACTGCTGATACATTCAACTTAGCTATAGGACAAGGTGAAAATGCCTATACACCAGCTCAAATATCAAGATATGTAGCTGCTATAGCAAATGGAGGTAATTTAGTAGAATTATCTGTAGTTGATAGAGCTGTTTCAAGTGATTATTCATCAGTAAAAATCAATGACCAAAAGAAAGTAGAAAAAATACCTTTCAAAAATCCTGATAATCTAAAGGAACTAACAAAAGGTATGAAATTGGTTGCTAGACAAGGTACAGCAAAAAGTGCTTTTGCTGATTTCCCAATAGATGTAGCAGCAAAGACTGGTACAGCTGAGAAAAGTGGTAAAATACCTACAGATAATGAATATGAATATTTAAAGAGTCATATGTCATCTTATAATGTTAACCTAAACGATGCAATTAAAATGGCTGATAAGATGAAGGCAGAAAAAGAAAAAGAACTTTCATTAGCTAAAGAGAAAGAAATAAAGAAAAAATTAGAAAATAAAGATTTAAAAGACGAAGAAAGAAAGAAATTAGAAGAAGAATTAGAAGATGGAGTAAAAGTTAAATTAGAGGATACTGATAAAGTGAATTCTTCATATTTAAGAAAAGCTATAAAAGAATTAAATCCAAAAATAACAGATGACCAAATAGATAAGTTTAAAGCAGATTATGGTTCTTTTACATGGACTGTTGCATTTGCACCAGCAGACGACCCAGAAATAGCTGTTGTATGTGTAATTCCTCAAGGGGATTCAAGTGTATTCTCACTTTTACCAACTAGAGAAGTTATTGGAACATATATGGGATTAGAGCCGACTAATGGCAAAAAAGACAACAAGACGGATGATGTTAATAATTCTTCTGACGAAAATATAAATTTCGAGTCACAAATCAATAGATAA
- a CDS encoding septum site-determining protein MinC, giving the protein MSLREICSQELVEFKGNKRGIIVNIKREAPFEEIQENIINKLEAYVGFFNGAKISKINSDYLTDMEILELKEGITSRFDVEFVEDQKIEENNNFQTKYINTLRSGENIEFEGDVVILNDMRPGSKVISKSNTVVMGDINAGAKVVAGGNVFVMGKIEGFVHAGSEGNEFAYVVAGNLNPKILQIADNIAEAPDDEENYEIESEISPEIAFVSNGRIVIESYLSKLDK; this is encoded by the coding sequence ATGTCTTTAAGAGAAATTTGTAGTCAAGAACTAGTAGAGTTCAAGGGTAATAAAAGAGGGATAATAGTAAATATAAAAAGAGAAGCTCCATTTGAAGAAATACAAGAAAATATAATAAACAAATTGGAAGCGTATGTTGGTTTTTTTAATGGTGCTAAAATTAGTAAAATTAATAGTGATTATTTGACTGACATGGAGATTCTAGAATTAAAGGAAGGAATTACTTCTAGATTTGATGTGGAATTTGTTGAAGATCAGAAAATTGAAGAAAATAATAATTTTCAAACGAAATATATCAATACCCTAAGATCTGGAGAAAATATTGAATTTGAAGGTGATGTAGTCATATTAAATGATATGAGACCTGGTTCAAAGGTCATTTCAAAATCAAATACAGTTGTTATGGGAGATATAAATGCTGGCGCTAAGGTTGTAGCAGGAGGAAATGTTTTTGTAATGGGGAAAATAGAAGGTTTTGTGCATGCAGGTTCAGAGGGTAATGAGTTTGCCTATGTTGTTGCTGGAAATCTTAATCCAAAGATATTACAAATAGCAGATAATATTGCAGAAGCTCCAGATGATGAAGAAAATTATGAAATTGAATCAGAAATTAGCCCAGAAATAGCCTTTGTGAGTAATGGAAGAATTGTAATCGAAAGCTATTTGTCAAAGTTAGACAAATAG
- the mreD gene encoding rod shape-determining protein MreD produces MKKVLLCLLGIVVMTIENSITNYINIFGISFNLVLIYVTIISLYLDELEGGIIAAIIGLIKDITVGGILGVNALVLFVIAYAIGHMRDQLYKGSYIITFVLVLIGSLIDSIVNIGTSSIIYQSYSISTLLVKGLLVAPIVNSLIGLIIYRLSKRAVLKLKED; encoded by the coding sequence ATGAAAAAAGTTTTACTTTGTCTATTGGGTATTGTGGTTATGACTATAGAAAATAGTATAACAAATTATATAAATATTTTTGGTATAAGCTTTAATTTAGTTCTTATATACGTTACTATAATTTCTCTTTATTTGGATGAATTAGAGGGTGGAATTATAGCAGCTATAATAGGGCTTATTAAAGACATAACCGTTGGTGGAATTCTTGGTGTAAATGCATTAGTTTTGTTTGTTATTGCATATGCGATTGGACACATGAGGGATCAACTATATAAAGGTAGCTATATTATTACTTTCGTTTTGGTTTTAATAGGAAGTTTAATTGATTCAATTGTCAATATAGGTACATCTAGTATAATCTATCAAAGCTATAGCATATCAACACTTTTAGTAAAGGGTCTACTAGTAGCACCAATAGTGAATAGTTTAATTGGTTTAATAATATATCGCTTGTCTAAAAGAGCAGTTTTAAAACTTAAAGAAGATTAG
- a CDS encoding RnfABCDGE type electron transport complex subunit G yields the protein MNSMVKLGGTLLAISAIASLALGATNQVTAPVIEQRNIQANNELRKAVLPEAKEFKEMKESTYKDLGDGLIAEVYEGLDGSEVVGYTLKAKPSGYGGEIEVMVGISAEGQVTGVDIGNMTETAGLGAKAKDDAFKGQYKGKTAEPLEVAKGNATAENQILAISGATITSTAVTTGVNAAIDVFNSALNK from the coding sequence TAGCCTCATTAGCACTGGGAGCTACAAATCAAGTTACAGCTCCAGTAATAGAACAAAGAAATATACAAGCAAATAATGAACTTAGAAAGGCAGTACTTCCAGAAGCAAAAGAATTTAAAGAAATGAAGGAAAGTACTTATAAAGACCTTGGCGATGGTCTTATAGCTGAGGTATATGAAGGACTAGATGGTTCTGAGGTAGTAGGATATACTTTAAAAGCTAAGCCAAGTGGATATGGTGGAGAAATTGAAGTTATGGTAGGTATATCAGCTGAAGGTCAAGTTACAGGTGTTGATATTGGTAATATGACAGAAACAGCTGGACTTGGAGCAAAAGCTAAGGATGATGCATTTAAAGGTCAATACAAAGGAAAAACTGCTGAACCTCTTGAAGTAGCAAAAGGAAATGCAACAGCAGAAAATCAAATATTAGCAATATCAGGTGCAACTATTACATCTACAGCAGTTACTACAGGAGTAAATGCTGCAATAGATGTATTCAATAGTGCTCTTAATAAATAA
- the rsxA gene encoding electron transport complex subunit RsxA, which translates to MNLILLFLSIVLVNNVITSQFLGICPFLGVSKKVDTAVGMGVAVTFVLTLASIITYFIQILLVKTGTEFLQTIAFILVIASIVQFVEMVIQKMSPSLYQALGVYLPLITTNCAVLGIALVNVQKSYNLVETIINGFGAGAGFTLAIVIFAGIRERLELADIPEAFKGFPITLISASLMSIAFLGFTGLIKL; encoded by the coding sequence ATGAATTTAATACTTTTATTTTTAAGTATCGTTCTTGTTAATAACGTTATAACATCTCAGTTCTTGGGTATATGTCCTTTCTTAGGAGTTTCTAAGAAGGTTGATACAGCAGTAGGGATGGGAGTTGCAGTTACATTCGTTCTAACTCTAGCTTCAATTATAACTTATTTTATACAAATTTTATTAGTAAAGACTGGAACTGAATTTTTACAAACAATAGCTTTTATATTAGTTATAGCTTCTATAGTTCAGTTCGTTGAAATGGTAATTCAAAAGATGAGTCCATCTTTATATCAAGCATTAGGAGTTTATTTACCTCTTATAACTACAAACTGTGCAGTTCTTGGTATAGCTCTAGTCAATGTTCAAAAAAGTTATAACTTAGTAGAAACAATAATAAACGGATTTGGAGCAGGAGCTGGATTTACTTTAGCAATAGTAATATTCGCAGGTATAAGAGAAAGACTAGAATTAGCTGATATACCAGAAGCATTTAAAGGTTTCCCTATAACACTTATATCAGCAAGTTTAATGTCAATAGCTTTCTTAGGATTTACAGGACTTATAAAGCTATAA
- a CDS encoding electron transport complex subunit E — translation MNLAKVFKNGLIDENPTFVQVIGMCPTLAVTTSAINGIGMGLSTAAVLICANLVISLLRKITPDKIRIPIFVVIIATFVTIVGMVLKAYVPALDKALGIYIPLIVVNCLILARAESFAFKTGPLASIVDGVGQGLGFTVALTVIGAVRELLGNGSLFGMTLFGASFQPVLIFILPPGAFLTLGFLFAGFNKLRSKKA, via the coding sequence ATGAATTTAGCTAAAGTATTTAAAAATGGGCTAATAGATGAGAACCCAACATTTGTGCAAGTTATAGGTATGTGTCCAACACTAGCCGTTACAACTTCAGCAATAAATGGAATCGGTATGGGTCTTTCAACAGCAGCAGTTTTAATATGTGCAAATTTAGTTATATCATTACTAAGAAAAATCACACCAGATAAGATAAGAATACCTATATTTGTAGTAATTATAGCTACATTTGTTACAATAGTAGGAATGGTTTTAAAAGCATATGTTCCTGCTCTTGATAAGGCTCTTGGTATATATATACCATTAATAGTTGTTAACTGTTTAATACTAGCTCGTGCAGAAAGTTTTGCTTTTAAAACTGGTCCACTAGCTTCAATTGTTGATGGTGTAGGTCAAGGTCTTGGATTTACTGTTGCTCTTACAGTAATAGGTGCAGTAAGAGAGTTACTTGGAAATGGTAGTTTATTTGGAATGACACTATTTGGAGCATCTTTCCAACCAGTATTAATATTTATATTACCACCAGGTGCATTCTTAACATTAGGATTCTTATTTGCAGGATTTAATAAATTAAGAAGTAAAAAAGCGTAG
- a CDS encoding RnfABCDGE type electron transport complex subunit B: protein MVILTAVLVLGVMGLIFGIVLDFASKKFAVEVDERVEAILGVLPGANCGGCGFPGCGGLASAIVEGKAPVNGCPVGGADVGAKVGEIMGVSAEAGEKQVAKVICKGTCSSAKDKYEYEGISDCRAANVLNSGAKMCKFGCLGLGTCKAVCKFDAISIVDGVAVIDEEKCVNCGKCKEVCPKGIIITKPESQSIVVECNSKEFGKAVKEKCTAGCIGCGMCVKACQFDAIIFENKIAKIDPSKCVGCMQCVEKCPTKVISGDIAKRKKVTIDQELCVGCTVCKKQCKFDAIEGELKEKHKVDADKCVGCHLCMEKCPKKAIKIL from the coding sequence ATAGTGATACTTACAGCTGTATTAGTTTTAGGAGTTATGGGCTTAATCTTCGGGATAGTATTAGATTTTGCATCTAAAAAGTTTGCTGTAGAAGTAGACGAAAGAGTGGAAGCTATACTAGGAGTACTTCCAGGTGCTAACTGTGGTGGTTGTGGATTCCCAGGATGTGGAGGTCTTGCAAGTGCGATAGTTGAAGGAAAAGCACCAGTTAATGGTTGCCCTGTAGGTGGAGCAGATGTTGGTGCAAAAGTTGGAGAAATAATGGGAGTAAGCGCTGAAGCAGGTGAAAAACAAGTAGCAAAAGTTATTTGTAAAGGAACTTGTTCAAGTGCAAAAGATAAATATGAGTATGAAGGAATATCTGATTGTAGAGCAGCAAATGTTTTAAATTCAGGAGCTAAAATGTGTAAGTTTGGATGTTTAGGTCTTGGAACATGTAAGGCTGTTTGTAAATTTGATGCTATTTCTATAGTTGATGGAGTGGCAGTAATAGATGAAGAAAAATGTGTCAACTGTGGAAAATGTAAAGAAGTATGCCCTAAGGGTATAATAATTACAAAACCAGAAAGTCAATCAATAGTTGTAGAATGTAATAGCAAAGAGTTTGGTAAAGCTGTTAAAGAAAAATGTACTGCTGGATGTATTGGTTGCGGAATGTGTGTAAAAGCTTGTCAATTTGATGCAATAATATTTGAAAACAAAATAGCTAAAATAGACCCTAGTAAGTGTGTAGGCTGTATGCAATGTGTAGAAAAATGCCCTACAAAAGTAATATCAGGTGATATAGCTAAGAGAAAGAAAGTTACTATTGATCAAGAACTTTGTGTGGGTTGTACAGTGTGCAAAAAACAATGTAAGTTTGATGCAATAGAAGGTGAATTAAAAGAAAAACATAAGGTAGATGCAGACAAATGTGTAGGATGCCATTTATGTATGGAAAAATGTCCAAAGAAAGCTATTAAAATTTTGTAA
- a CDS encoding Maf family protein — translation MNIILASASPRRKEILENTNVRFDIIKSEIDEIILEGEAPKHLVMRLAFEKSMFVASKHKEDVVIGADTVVVLENAILGKPKDESCARDMLKRLSGREHQVITGISLINLCKDKKIIDYVISNVKFKTLSEKDIEDYLKTKESFDKAGAYGIQGYGALLVEEIRGDYFNIVGLPISRLSDLLKEHFNINLFYGV, via the coding sequence ATGAATATAATCTTGGCATCAGCCTCTCCAAGAAGGAAAGAAATTCTAGAGAATACAAATGTAAGATTTGATATAATTAAAAGTGAAATTGATGAGATTATATTGGAAGGTGAAGCACCAAAACATTTAGTTATGAGGTTAGCTTTTGAAAAAAGTATGTTTGTAGCATCTAAACATAAGGAAGATGTTGTTATTGGAGCTGATACTGTTGTTGTTTTAGAGAATGCTATTTTAGGAAAGCCTAAAGATGAGTCTTGTGCAAGAGATATGTTAAAGAGACTATCTGGAAGAGAGCATCAAGTCATAACAGGTATTAGCTTAATAAACTTGTGCAAAGATAAAAAAATAATTGATTATGTAATCAGCAATGTAAAATTTAAAACGTTATCAGAAAAAGATATTGAGGATTATCTGAAAACTAAAGAGTCATTTGACAAAGCAGGAGCTTATGGAATACAAGGATATGGAGCTTTGCTAGTTGAAGAAATTAGAGGCGATTATTTTAATATAGTTGGACTTCCAATTTCAAGATTGAGCGACTTGTTAAAGGAACATTTTAATATAAATCTTTTTTATGGAGTGTGA